From Hippoglossus stenolepis isolate QCI-W04-F060 chromosome 4, HSTE1.2, whole genome shotgun sequence, a single genomic window includes:
- the gmnc gene encoding geminin coiled-coil domain-containing protein 1, which produces METLAPVWAHDPCDLSDLREKQQAPATEWESHCVFSCSPPAARVWTEQLSPHIQRNKQLRDVLLQREEELVRLQEENNKLREFLSSSFVRRLEEKAKKLTADGRRKLKRNLMYVNDEESLQARGHQLTASPQVSKRACRNLTAEFSSESSQTSAVSSEPNLDLWVLRTLGLKDRDTIDTSNESLSSPGHSLRSSVYDATVTSSSSSGYTLNSLSPSAAAATHSSAHSFCQSSTLHTEYMYNAAKSQEVNCGNPAESSQNCTTSPGQRSDFTQLSGRREAPAAVIRSHDTLTNFQSPLRTENFTKSPDRAEICSITSSRTQSLVGHPADRPASWSSLEDSQTPSEGTNQFGPLVKIIIFSPVSSSSPVQNRPCPPAPGCSPTSPSAGSQPAAAPQTPRSRTDLAFTMSLSPSSSVKTHSFPQGQAFVSKDTDGRWNFTWLPRQGP; this is translated from the exons ATGGAAACCCTGGCCCCAGTTTGGGCCCATGACCCCTGTGACCTGAGCGAcctcagagagaagcagcaggcaCCAGCGACCGAGTGGG agtcTCACTGTGTCTTCAGCTGCTCGCCCCCTGCTGCTCGGGTGTGGACGGAGCAGCTGTCGCCGCACatccagagaaacaaacag CTGCGGGAcgttctgctgcagagagaggaggagctggtgcgactgcaggaggagaacaaCAAGCTCAGAGagttcctcagctcctcattcGTCAGGAGACTCGAGGAGAAAGCTAAA AAGCTAACAGCTGATGGGAGGAGAaaactgaagagaaacctgATGTACGTCAACGATGAAGAATCGCTCCAGGCCCGTGGTCATCAGCTCACGGCGTCTCCGCAGGTCAGCAAGAGAGCCTGCAGGAACCTCACTGCCGAGTTCAGCTCAGAGTCCTCTCAAACCTCTGCCGTCTCCTCAGAGCCAAATCTGGACCTGTGGGTTCTAAGAACACTAGGACTGAAGGACAGAGACACCATCGATACGTCCAACGAATCCTTGTCCTCACCTGGACACAGCCTCAGAAGTTCAGTTTATGATGCCACGGTCACGTCTTCCTCGTCCTCTGGATACACTTTGAACTCTCTGAGCCCTTCAGCTGCCGCTGCGACACACTCCTCTGCCCACAGCTTCTGCCAAAGCTCAACACTTCACACTGAGTACATGTACAATGCTGCCAAAAGCCAAGAAGTCAACTGTGGTAATCCTGCCGAGTCATCTCAGAACTGCACAACTTCTCCAGGTCAGCGCTCTGACTTCACGCAACTGAGCGGACGGCGcgaagctcctgcagctgtgatcAGGAGCCACGATACATTAACCAACTTCCAGTCCCCACTAAGAACAGAGAACTTCACCAAGTCACCAGACAGAGCCGAGATCTGCTCCATCACCTCCAGTCGAACGCAGTCCCTGGTGGGACACCCAGCCGACCGTCCAGCATCCTGGTCTTCACTGGAAGACAGCCAGACACCATCAGAGGGCACGAACCAGTTCGGTCCACtggtaaaaataataattttttctcctgtttcatCTTCAAGTCCAGTCCAGAACCGACCCTGTCCTCCTGCTCCAGGCTGCAGCCCAACAAGCCCGTCAGCGGGCTCTCAGCCTGCCGCCGCGCCACAGACACCTCGCAGCCGGACAGATTTGGCATTCACTATGTCGCTCAGTCCATCCAGCAGCGTCAAGACCCACAGCTTCCCTCAGGGACAAGCCTTCGTCTCAAAGGACACAGACGGAAGGTGGAACTTCACCTGGCTGCCCAGACAAGGACCATAG